From a region of the Halanaerobium hydrogeniformans genome:
- the rpsR gene encoding 30S ribosomal protein S18 has protein sequence MPRGRNKSCHFCGSDKTIDYKDLRTLKRYLTDRGKIMPRRTTGNCSKHQRDITIAVKRARAIALLPYVKE, from the coding sequence ATGCCTAGAGGTCGTAATAAATCATGCCATTTTTGTGGTAGTGATAAAACTATAGATTATAAAGATCTGAGAACTTTAAAAAGATATCTGACAGATCGTGGCAAAATCATGCCGCGCAGAACAACTGGTAACTGTTCAAAGCATCAACGTGATATTACCATAGCAGTAAAAAGAGCACGTGCAATTGCTTTACTGCCTTATGTAAAAGAATAA
- the uxuA gene encoding mannonate dehydratase, which yields MKLSFRWYGDDDPVTLEKIRQIPGMVGIVTAIYDIPAGEEWPYEKIVNLKNKVEAEGLEISAIESVPVPEEIKLGIEPRDLYIENYKKTLKNLAKAGIEVVTYNFMPVFDWTRSELDYELEDGSQALIYNEEEVEKMDPLSGELDLPGWDTSYDTEELNNLMSAYHEINEEKLWENLKYFLDQIIPVAEEENIKMAIHPDDPPWSIFGLPRIIVGQENLRRFLDLYDSPANGLALCSGSLGVNPDNDVPELIREFGSRIHFAHVRNIKLTGENSFEESAHLSEKGSLDMYEIMKAYHDVGFEGPLRPDHGRMIWGETGKPGYGLYDRALGATYLNGLWEAIKKSKK from the coding sequence ATGAAATTATCTTTTCGTTGGTATGGAGATGATGATCCAGTAACTTTGGAAAAAATCAGACAAATACCTGGTATGGTAGGGATTGTGACTGCAATTTATGATATACCCGCTGGAGAGGAATGGCCCTACGAAAAAATTGTAAATTTAAAAAATAAGGTGGAAGCAGAGGGGTTAGAAATATCTGCAATAGAGAGTGTACCTGTTCCTGAAGAAATTAAATTGGGGATTGAGCCGAGAGATCTGTATATAGAAAATTATAAAAAGACACTTAAAAATCTTGCTAAAGCAGGAATAGAGGTAGTAACTTATAACTTTATGCCTGTGTTTGACTGGACACGCTCTGAATTAGACTATGAATTAGAAGATGGTTCTCAAGCACTTATTTATAATGAAGAAGAAGTTGAAAAAATGGACCCTTTAAGTGGAGAACTCGATCTACCAGGCTGGGACACTAGTTATGATACTGAAGAATTAAACAACTTAATGTCAGCATATCATGAAATTAATGAAGAAAAACTTTGGGAGAATCTAAAATACTTTTTAGATCAAATAATTCCTGTTGCAGAAGAAGAAAATATTAAAATGGCAATCCACCCAGATGATCCACCATGGTCTATTTTTGGTCTTCCTAGAATAATTGTTGGTCAAGAAAATTTACGGAGATTTTTAGATTTATATGATAGTCCTGCTAATGGTTTAGCGCTTTGTTCCGGTTCACTAGGGGTAAACCCGGATAATGATGTTCCTGAACTTATTAGAGAGTTTGGTAGTAGAATTCACTTCGCCCATGTTAGAAATATTAAGCTAACAGGTGAAAATAGTTTTGAGGAGTCAGCTCATTTGAGTGAAAAAGGATCACTTGATATGTATGAAATTATGAAAGCATATCATGATGTTGGTTTTGAAGGACCGCTTCGTCCCGATCATGGCAGAATGATCTGGGGAGAGACCGGTAAACCTGGTTATGGTTTATATGATCGCGCTTTAGGAGCTACTTATCTGAATGGACTCTGGGAAGCAATAAAAAAATCAAAGAAATAA
- a CDS encoding single-stranded DNA-binding protein, producing the protein MLNRIVLIGRLTRDPELRYTSNGTPVCNFTLAVERNYTNRQGDRDVDFINIVTWRGLAENCARHLGKGRLVGVDGSLQIRKSENNNRTYINPEVNADNVRFLDFGKNQNTNRGQAQPQNNQNQDSNQKAASNKKASQDDDFDAQFDDNFDEDDFDVPF; encoded by the coding sequence TTGTTAAATAGAATAGTTTTGATCGGCCGCCTGACAAGAGATCCAGAACTCCGTTATACAAGCAATGGGACTCCAGTTTGTAATTTTACGCTGGCAGTAGAAAGAAATTACACTAATCGCCAGGGAGATAGAGATGTTGATTTTATTAACATAGTTACCTGGCGGGGTTTAGCGGAAAACTGTGCCCGTCATCTTGGTAAAGGTAGATTGGTTGGCGTTGATGGATCACTGCAAATACGTAAAAGTGAAAATAATAATCGAACCTATATTAATCCTGAAGTTAATGCAGATAATGTTCGTTTTCTAGATTTTGGGAAAAACCAGAATACAAATCGTGGACAAGCTCAGCCTCAAAATAATCAGAATCAAGACAGCAATCAAAAAGCTGCGAGTAATAAAAAAGCTTCGCAAGATGATGACTTTGATGCTCAATTTGATGACAATTTTGATGAGGATGATTTTGATGTTCCATTTTAA
- a CDS encoding phosphatase PAP2 family protein, with amino-acid sequence MLKTLDQFFFFKLFNLAAENESIGRAVIIITNYSSNLFAGIYFLIMAYLLYNLNSKIIPFIIGPASTYIIVRLINYLYIRPRPFVSLEIESLIEHTASASFPSMHSSSAFVIAIAIYNIYPTFGKVMLGLAVITAVSRVMVGVHYPSDIFGGLILAVLVNSIVFKLFN; translated from the coding sequence ATGTTAAAAACCTTAGATCAATTTTTCTTTTTTAAATTATTTAATTTAGCAGCCGAAAATGAATCTATTGGTAGAGCTGTAATTATAATTACAAATTATTCATCGAATTTATTTGCAGGTATATATTTTTTGATAATGGCTTATTTATTATATAATCTTAATAGTAAAATAATACCCTTCATTATTGGACCTGCATCTACTTATATTATTGTTAGATTAATAAATTATCTTTATATAAGGCCAAGACCTTTTGTGAGTTTAGAAATCGAAAGTTTAATAGAACATACTGCAAGTGCATCTTTTCCCAGCATGCACAGCAGTAGTGCCTTTGTGATTGCAATAGCAATTTATAATATTTATCCAACTTTTGGTAAAGTAATGCTTGGTTTAGCAGTAATTACAGCAGTATCGAGGGTAATGGTGGGAGTTCACTATCCTTCTGATATCTTTGGGGGTTTAATTTTAGCAGTATTAGTAAACAGTATTGTCTTTAAATTATTTAATTAA
- the rplI gene encoding 50S ribosomal protein L9 — MKVVLTEDVKKLGSQGDVVDVADGYARNYLFPRGLAVEATKGKIKEIREKEAKKERIESEKKEEAKKLKAKLEAEKFVLKVKAGESGRLFGSVNTKDIAEAAAEKGYDIDKRKVELTDSIKTLGMHKVEVKLYDDITAELNVKLEEK, encoded by the coding sequence ATGAAAGTAGTTTTAACTGAAGATGTAAAGAAACTTGGTTCACAAGGTGATGTGGTAGATGTTGCAGATGGATATGCAAGAAATTATTTATTTCCAAGGGGTTTAGCTGTAGAGGCGACTAAAGGAAAAATTAAGGAAATTAGAGAAAAAGAAGCAAAAAAAGAGAGAATAGAAAGCGAAAAAAAAGAAGAGGCAAAAAAGCTTAAAGCTAAATTAGAAGCAGAAAAGTTTGTTTTAAAGGTTAAAGCCGGAGAAAGTGGCAGGCTGTTTGGCTCTGTGAACACTAAAGATATTGCAGAAGCTGCTGCAGAAAAAGGTTATGATATTGATAAAAGAAAGGTAGAGCTAACTGATTCTATAAAAACATTAGGTATGCATAAGGTTGAGGTTAAACTCTATGATGATATAACAGCTGAACTAAATGTTAAATTAGAAGAAAAGTAA
- the rpsF gene encoding 30S ribosomal protein S6, whose protein sequence is MELKTRTYETTFVLKPDLEDEEKEQILTRVKNTILDHDGEITEVDAWGKRQLAYEIKDYRSGDYTILEMNAKTSVVKELERIFKIMDGVIRYLVVKKES, encoded by the coding sequence ATGGAATTGAAAACAAGAACTTATGAAACAACTTTTGTACTTAAACCTGATCTTGAAGATGAAGAAAAAGAACAGATTTTAACAAGGGTAAAAAATACTATTCTCGATCATGATGGAGAAATTACAGAAGTAGATGCCTGGGGTAAGAGGCAGCTTGCATATGAGATTAAAGATTACCGTTCCGGTGATTATACAATTTTAGAAATGAATGCTAAAACTTCTGTTGTAAAAGAATTGGAAAGAATTTTTAAGATTATGGATGGTGTTATTCGTTATTTAGTAGTAAAAAAAGAATCTTAA
- a CDS encoding DUF2232 domain-containing protein, giving the protein MIKEYKDSIRVLAYIVILTAINYLFPFLSLAVMLLWPVPIVYLVQKAETPRVILVIAAAALLNGIFFGAFMGLITVIGFGMVGFIIGNVIKEDLSPLKTLIISVIAVMISQALVVYISANMVALNYENLIQEAINTLGAELQDQNLEQLIRAQMIYIRMIFPSLLAVTATVTGIFNYYLSAWYLRRRGLNIDLYKTVSSWYLPRWPMSILIVISILMRSNLIFLNLHVYLFFLAFVQGFGVLMYFLSSRNSSLLLKTFIIFLIFVFPPIFMVLILLGLIDLWFNLRNQSSQPG; this is encoded by the coding sequence ATGATAAAAGAGTATAAGGACAGTATAAGAGTTTTAGCATATATAGTAATTTTAACTGCCATAAATTATCTGTTTCCCTTTCTGTCTTTAGCAGTTATGCTGCTTTGGCCGGTGCCGATAGTTTATCTTGTTCAAAAGGCAGAAACTCCCCGTGTAATTTTAGTGATAGCTGCAGCAGCACTATTAAATGGGATCTTTTTTGGAGCTTTTATGGGTTTAATAACTGTAATTGGGTTTGGGATGGTTGGTTTTATAATTGGAAATGTTATTAAAGAAGATCTTTCACCTTTAAAAACCCTGATTATTTCTGTAATAGCAGTTATGATTTCACAGGCCTTAGTTGTTTATATTTCAGCCAACATGGTTGCTCTAAATTATGAAAATTTAATCCAAGAAGCTATTAACACTTTAGGTGCTGAGCTGCAAGATCAAAATTTAGAACAACTAATCAGAGCACAGATGATATACATAAGAATGATTTTCCCATCTTTACTGGCTGTTACAGCAACTGTAACCGGGATTTTTAATTATTATTTATCAGCCTGGTATTTACGCAGAAGAGGCTTAAATATTGATTTATATAAAACGGTTAGCAGTTGGTATTTACCACGATGGCCGATGTCCATTTTAATTGTAATTTCTATTTTGATGCGTTCAAATCTGATATTTTTAAATTTACATGTCTACTTATTTTTTCTGGCTTTTGTGCAGGGATTTGGAGTTTTGATGTATTTTTTATCATCTAGAAATAGTTCATTGTTACTCAAAACTTTTATAATATTTTTGATTTTTGTTTTCCCACCAATATTTATGGTATTAATTTTACTCGGTTTAATTGATCTGTGGTTTAATCTTCGCAATCAAAGCAGTCAACCAGGGTAA